A DNA window from Ranitomeya imitator isolate aRanImi1 chromosome 2, aRanImi1.pri, whole genome shotgun sequence contains the following coding sequences:
- the LOC138666273 gene encoding enoyl-CoA hydratase domain-containing protein 3, mitochondrial-like has product MYSLLCPAAVRAPARAVTALRSRQLGTVQQEPARLTQCVQDAGIRKITLNNPQKRNALSLAILQSLEQDILHEVDNKDLRVIVIAANGPVFSSGHNLKEFTVTHGKAYHADVFNACVKLMTAIQTIPVPVKAQVNGLATAAGCQLVASCDIAVASEKSLLCSDILLPLGPKVTFTSCC; this is encoded by the coding sequence ATGTATTCCTTGTTGTGTCCTGCAGCTGTCCGGGCCCCAGCTCGGGCTGTGACTGCCCTCAGGAGCAGGCAGCTGGGCACAGTGCAGCAGGAGCCTGCCAGGCTCACCCAGTGCGTGCAGGACGCTGGCATCAGGAAAATAACACTGAATAATCCTCAGAAGAGAAATGCCCTGTCACTTGCTATACTTCAATCACTCGAGCAAGACATCTTACATGAAGTTGATAACAAAGATTTGAGGGTCATTGTGATTGCAGCAAATGGACCTGTATTTTCATCTGGCCACAATCTAAAAGAATTTACAGTCACTCATGGCAAAGCGTATCATGCCGATGTATTTAATGCCTGTGTTAAGCTTATGACAGCAATCCAAACCATACCCGTTCCTGTTAAAGCCCAGGTAAATGGACTTGCCACTGCAGCTGGATGCCAGCTTGTTGCCAGCTGTGATATTGCTGTTGCATCTGAGAAATCTTTGTTATGTAGTGATattcttctccctctaggacccaaaGTTACCTTCACCTCCTGCTGCTAA